The following coding sequences lie in one Pontibacter sp. G13 genomic window:
- a CDS encoding bifunctional hydroxymethylpyrimidine kinase/phosphomethylpyrimidine kinase produces MKILTVHSLAVHGTASLKAIQSMLGTRILPVPSVYLSGLTNIPGVVKTDVAFKEVLTSTLEVARARNEQIVWFVGYLGDPQQAETIRELYQEYRDISLGMVVDPVCGDHGKMYVPEEILQAWPRLLEVADWALPNFTELKFLSGHPDLSISEPGPYLEQFQAKYPDLSFIVTSLDNGKLMTLELHSPNGSQTFKHERIEAQYDGTGDVFAAAFILYFYYLKTAPAVAMEQAALTTMHTIRNSRMRDSDDLVIPGTMQMY; encoded by the coding sequence ATGAAGATACTGACTGTTCATAGTTTGGCCGTTCACGGCACCGCAAGTTTGAAAGCCATTCAATCCATGCTTGGGACTCGCATTCTGCCAGTTCCGAGTGTATACCTCTCTGGACTCACCAATATTCCCGGTGTCGTCAAGACGGATGTGGCATTCAAGGAGGTGTTGACCAGCACCTTGGAGGTGGCACGGGCCAGAAATGAACAGATCGTATGGTTTGTAGGATATCTGGGAGATCCCCAGCAGGCAGAGACCATTCGGGAACTCTACCAAGAATACCGGGATATTTCTTTGGGGATGGTGGTGGATCCCGTTTGCGGAGATCACGGCAAGATGTATGTGCCCGAAGAGATCCTCCAAGCATGGCCAAGATTATTGGAAGTCGCGGACTGGGCGCTCCCCAACTTCACCGAGCTGAAGTTCCTCTCCGGGCATCCCGATCTCTCCATCTCGGAACCGGGACCTTATCTGGAACAATTTCAAGCCAAGTACCCAGACCTGTCATTCATCGTGACCAGTCTGGACAATGGCAAACTCATGACCTTGGAGCTTCACAGTCCCAACGGCAGCCAGACGTTCAAGCACGAACGCATAGAGGCACAGTATGATGGTACCGGCGACGTATTCGCAGCGGCATTCATCCTGTACTTCTATTACCTAAAGACAGCGCCTGCAGTGGCGATGGAGCAAGCAGCTCTCACCACGATGCACACCATCCGCAACTCGCGCATGCGGGATTCAGACGACCTCGTCATCCCGGGCACGATGCAGATGTACTAG
- a CDS encoding TonB-dependent receptor, whose amino-acid sequence MVRYLHSICTQIAVLVLLCGLPFAAMAQSTVSGKVTSATDGMALPGATVLVKGTTVGAFADDNGSFSIEVPGENSVLIISYIGFVKQEIPVNGQSNITVVLTEDRGGLEEVIITGYTAQSRKDVVGAVSSVSSEDISALPVVGPEQALQGRAPGVTVSTEGGPGGAAYVRVRGIGTINNNNPLYIIDGVPVGSGLNGINPNDIDNIQVLKDASAASIYGSRAANGVVIVNTKQGDVAGTTINFDAYYGTQRAGNFPELLTPQELADVIWQADLNAGLTPNHPQYGSGAQPVLPTKLNDFTTANQSGTNWFDEIFNPAPIQSYNLSVSGGNQSGSYFLSTNYFNQDGVVLGTYLDRYTIRANSNGRVNDKITVGENMTVAYSRRNTIDNQNVENPISMALRMPSIVPVYDDNGNFAGSGVGGVGNAQNPVAELTRNADDYVDRLRLLANAYLTAEIVEGLTFRSTIGVQYNTQYGVDYSIQNPEAAEPRSSNALNEGSNYYGAWTWSNTIRYKTDIGTNHHIDVFAGTEAVNQTFRQINAGRTTFFTDDIDFRYLNSGEAGITNGSFGSSSSLFSVFGKAAYNFADRYLVDATIRRDGSSRFGENNPYGVFPAFSGAWRISEEAFMEDVSFVDDLKLRVGWGKMGNQSIGDYSFANQYRTNLNLASYDITGSNTSVLAGYDLAAIGNPDLRWETSTTTNIGIDATLMNGRINVILDAYERITSDMLLRKPKSAFYGVADVPFVNIGDMRNRGFDLGISFANKAGAEFTYDLQATISAYKNEVTKLSDQEDAFISGGSLRSFTTTRTESGMPLAYFFGYEVEGIFNTAEEVANHPMGQGGDNAIFSNPEDGVGRFIYADTNGDGIVSDDDRTMIGSPHPDFTYSLNSTFGYKNFDLNIFLQGTQGNDLYQGNRYFTDFFSFQGNRGVAMMDAWTPENTDATLPQLNSTNPNDEAKPSSYFIEDGSYLRVKNVTLGYTMPSSVADKIGMKKLRIYVQGSNLLTFTNYSGLDPEVSLDNFFGSDTQGIGIDRGNYPVTRQFVIGVNLGI is encoded by the coding sequence ATGGTTAGATACCTACACAGTATCTGTACTCAGATTGCTGTGCTGGTTCTGCTGTGCGGATTGCCTTTCGCTGCTATGGCCCAGTCCACAGTAAGCGGCAAGGTGACCTCTGCCACAGACGGCATGGCCCTTCCAGGTGCCACGGTTCTTGTCAAAGGAACTACAGTCGGTGCATTTGCCGACGACAATGGTTCATTTTCCATTGAAGTTCCCGGAGAGAACTCGGTCCTGATTATTTCCTACATTGGCTTCGTGAAGCAGGAGATTCCTGTAAATGGCCAGTCCAACATCACCGTTGTACTCACAGAGGACAGAGGTGGATTGGAGGAAGTCATTATCACGGGTTATACCGCCCAGTCCCGTAAGGACGTTGTGGGTGCGGTATCCTCTGTCTCTTCCGAAGACATTTCTGCCCTTCCTGTTGTGGGTCCCGAGCAAGCGCTGCAAGGTCGTGCGCCAGGGGTAACTGTCTCCACCGAAGGTGGTCCAGGCGGTGCTGCCTACGTACGTGTTCGTGGTATCGGTACCATCAACAACAACAACCCGCTTTACATCATCGATGGGGTACCCGTAGGCTCCGGTCTCAACGGAATCAACCCAAATGACATCGACAACATCCAAGTCTTGAAGGACGCTTCTGCAGCTTCCATCTACGGTTCTCGCGCCGCAAACGGTGTCGTAATCGTAAACACCAAGCAGGGTGATGTCGCTGGAACTACCATCAACTTTGATGCCTACTATGGTACTCAACGCGCTGGTAACTTCCCTGAATTGCTGACTCCTCAAGAGCTGGCTGACGTGATCTGGCAGGCAGACCTCAATGCAGGTTTGACTCCTAATCACCCACAGTACGGTAGCGGCGCTCAGCCAGTATTGCCTACCAAATTGAACGACTTCACCACTGCCAACCAATCAGGTACCAACTGGTTCGACGAGATTTTCAATCCGGCTCCGATCCAGAGCTACAACCTGTCTGTAAGCGGTGGCAACCAGTCTGGTTCCTACTTCCTGTCTACCAACTATTTCAACCAAGACGGGGTAGTATTGGGAACTTACCTCGATCGCTACACCATCCGTGCCAACTCCAATGGCCGTGTGAACGACAAGATCACCGTTGGTGAGAATATGACCGTAGCGTACTCCCGTCGCAACACCATCGACAACCAAAACGTGGAAAACCCCATTTCCATGGCATTGCGTATGCCTTCCATCGTACCTGTGTATGATGACAATGGCAACTTCGCTGGTTCTGGTGTAGGTGGCGTAGGTAACGCTCAAAACCCAGTTGCGGAATTGACTCGTAACGCTGATGACTATGTGGATCGTCTCCGCTTGTTGGCCAATGCCTACTTGACTGCTGAGATTGTCGAAGGATTGACTTTCCGTTCCACCATCGGTGTGCAGTACAACACGCAGTACGGGGTAGATTACTCCATCCAAAACCCAGAAGCTGCAGAGCCACGTTCCTCCAACGCGTTGAACGAAGGATCTAACTATTACGGTGCATGGACTTGGTCCAACACGATCCGCTACAAAACCGATATTGGTACCAATCACCACATCGATGTATTTGCGGGTACTGAGGCTGTCAATCAGACGTTCCGTCAGATTAACGCAGGTCGTACTACCTTCTTTACCGATGATATTGATTTCCGTTACCTGAACTCCGGTGAGGCAGGTATCACCAACGGTTCTTTCGGTTCTAGCTCCAGCTTGTTCTCCGTATTCGGTAAAGCTGCCTACAACTTCGCTGACAGATACTTGGTAGATGCGACTATCCGTCGTGATGGATCTTCTCGCTTCGGTGAAAACAATCCTTACGGTGTATTCCCTGCATTCTCTGGTGCATGGCGTATCTCCGAGGAGGCGTTCATGGAAGATGTGTCCTTTGTAGACGATTTGAAACTGCGTGTAGGTTGGGGTAAAATGGGTAACCAGTCTATTGGTGACTACTCATTCGCTAACCAGTACCGGACCAACCTGAACTTGGCTTCTTACGATATCACGGGTAGCAATACCTCTGTATTGGCAGGATACGACTTGGCAGCGATTGGAAACCCTGACTTGAGATGGGAGACCTCTACTACCACCAACATCGGTATCGATGCGACCTTGATGAATGGCCGTATCAACGTGATCTTGGATGCTTACGAGCGCATCACTTCCGACATGTTGTTGCGCAAGCCTAAGTCTGCGTTCTACGGAGTAGCTGACGTTCCTTTCGTGAACATCGGTGACATGCGTAACCGTGGATTCGATCTCGGTATCTCTTTCGCCAACAAGGCAGGTGCTGAATTCACCTATGACTTGCAGGCGACGATTTCCGCTTACAAAAACGAAGTGACCAAGTTGTCTGACCAGGAAGATGCATTCATCTCCGGTGGGTCTTTGCGTTCCTTCACCACTACCCGTACCGAGTCTGGCATGCCACTCGCATACTTCTTCGGATACGAAGTAGAGGGAATCTTCAATACAGCTGAAGAGGTGGCTAACCACCCAATGGGACAAGGCGGTGACAATGCGATCTTCTCTAACCCAGAAGACGGTGTTGGACGCTTTATCTACGCGGATACCAATGGCGACGGAATCGTATCTGACGACGACCGTACCATGATCGGATCTCCTCACCCAGACTTCACTTATAGCTTGAACTCTACGTTCGGCTACAAGAACTTCGACTTGAATATCTTCCTGCAGGGAACTCAGGGTAACGACCTCTACCAAGGTAACCGTTACTTCACTGACTTCTTCTCCTTCCAAGGTAACCGTGGTGTAGCGATGATGGACGCTTGGACGCCTGAGAATACAGACGCGACCTTGCCTCAGCTGAACTCCACCAACCCGAATGACGAGGCCAAGCCTTCTTCTTACTTCATCGAAGATGGTTCTTACCTCCGCGTGAAAAACGTGACTTTGGGTTACACGATGCCTTCTTCCGTTGCTGACAAAATCGGCATGAAGAAGCTCCGCATCTATGTACAGGGTTCCAACCTCTTGACATTCACCAACTACTCTGGTCTTGATCCGGAAGTATCCTTGGATAACTTCTTCGGATCTGATACTCAGGGTATCGGTATCGACCGTGGTAACTATCCTGTTACTCGTCAATTCGTCATTGGGGTGAACCTCGGAATTTAA
- a CDS encoding RagB/SusD family nutrient uptake outer membrane protein, translating to MRRFFTYAGLALTIGLASCSQDFLNKNPQGSLSDDKLANPEGLDVLLVGAYAPLDGWTGQGAAWQASASNWVYGDVIADDAYKGTDVGDQPQINPIERFQATPDNDYFLGKWRAVYEGIARANSVLRIAGITEGLDANALTQYQAEARFLRAHYHFEAKKMYDNVVFVDETMTTDEQLLIPNDKDVWPQIVADFQYAMENLPPAQDQTGRATKWAAQAFLAKAYMFQGNHAAAKPLLDGIMNEGPFDLFDCYHDNFNTANNNGIEAIFQVQNSVNDGAVGENGNWGDVLNYPYTGGPGTCCGFHQPSQNLVNAYQTDADGLPLLDSFNDSDVKNDVGIASTDAFDPHTGSLDPRLDWTVGRRGIPYLDWGNHPGQDWIRDQNYGGPYSPKKRVFYQSESGNTSTASGWAQGPNANNTNLIRYADVILWRAEVAVDEGDLSTALDLVNQIRTRAAGCVVENEDGTPAANYNVQPYASFPDADYAMKAVQMERRLELAMEGHRFFDLVRWGIAAQVMNDYLSVEATKRNYLTGASFVAGKHEYFPIPQQEIDLSFFNGEYQLKQNNGY from the coding sequence ATGAGAAGATTTTTCACATATGCAGGTCTTGCCTTGACAATCGGACTGGCTTCCTGCTCTCAAGATTTCTTGAACAAAAACCCTCAGGGCTCCTTGTCTGATGACAAGCTGGCCAACCCTGAAGGTCTTGACGTACTGCTCGTGGGAGCGTACGCGCCCCTAGATGGTTGGACTGGACAAGGTGCTGCTTGGCAGGCATCTGCTTCCAACTGGGTATATGGCGACGTAATTGCCGATGACGCTTACAAGGGAACTGACGTAGGTGACCAGCCTCAGATCAACCCAATCGAGCGTTTTCAAGCTACTCCTGACAACGACTACTTCCTCGGAAAGTGGAGAGCCGTTTACGAAGGGATCGCTCGTGCGAACTCCGTATTGCGTATTGCTGGAATCACCGAAGGATTGGACGCTAATGCCTTGACTCAGTATCAGGCAGAGGCTCGTTTCCTCCGTGCGCACTACCACTTCGAAGCCAAGAAAATGTATGACAATGTCGTCTTCGTGGATGAGACGATGACTACCGATGAGCAATTGCTCATCCCGAACGACAAGGATGTATGGCCTCAAATTGTGGCTGACTTCCAATACGCGATGGAGAACTTGCCACCTGCGCAAGATCAGACTGGACGTGCCACTAAATGGGCTGCTCAGGCGTTCTTGGCCAAGGCATACATGTTCCAAGGAAATCATGCTGCAGCTAAGCCTTTGTTGGATGGTATCATGAATGAAGGTCCATTTGACCTGTTTGACTGCTACCACGACAACTTCAATACCGCGAACAACAACGGTATCGAGGCGATCTTCCAAGTTCAGAACTCTGTCAACGATGGAGCAGTAGGTGAGAATGGTAACTGGGGGGATGTATTGAACTACCCATACACCGGTGGTCCTGGTACTTGCTGTGGGTTCCACCAGCCTTCTCAGAACTTGGTAAATGCTTACCAGACTGATGCTGACGGGCTTCCATTGTTGGATAGCTTCAACGATTCTGATGTGAAAAACGACGTAGGTATCGCTTCTACCGATGCTTTCGATCCTCACACTGGTTCTCTCGATCCCCGTCTTGACTGGACAGTTGGACGTCGTGGAATCCCTTACCTTGACTGGGGTAACCACCCAGGTCAGGACTGGATCCGTGACCAGAACTACGGCGGTCCTTACTCTCCCAAAAAGCGCGTATTCTACCAGTCTGAGTCTGGCAATACTTCTACCGCTTCTGGATGGGCACAAGGTCCTAACGCCAACAACACCAACTTGATCCGCTACGCTGACGTGATCCTCTGGAGAGCTGAGGTTGCAGTTGATGAAGGTGACTTGAGCACTGCATTGGACTTGGTCAACCAGATCCGTACACGTGCTGCTGGTTGTGTAGTTGAAAATGAAGATGGCACACCTGCTGCCAACTACAATGTTCAGCCTTACGCTTCCTTCCCTGATGCGGACTATGCTATGAAGGCAGTTCAGATGGAGCGTCGTCTGGAGTTGGCGATGGAAGGACACCGTTTCTTCGACCTCGTACGTTGGGGAATCGCTGCACAAGTCATGAACGACTACCTCTCTGTCGAAGCGACCAAGCGTAACTACCTGACTGGTGCTTCCTTCGTAGCTGGAAAGCATGAGTACTTCCCGATTCCTCAGCAGGAAATCGATCTCTCTTTCTTCAACGGAGAATACCAATTGAAGCAGAACAACGGATACTAA
- a CDS encoding VCBS repeat-containing protein, with the protein MNLRFIRMLRGVLPILGLAALAGCESAPQTLFQLKSPTETGIDFSNEIIENDTLNILEFEYVYNGGGVGIADFNQDGQLDVVFSGNQVANRLYLNQGGFSFQDITEPAGIAGADRWCMGVTVADVNGDNWPDIYFSASVKQPAEARANLLYIHQGLDDAGIPVFKEMAAEYGINDMGHSTHAAFLDYDLDGDLDLYVLTNEMQKNRKPNSFHKKKIDGSEINSDRFYRNNGDGTFTNVSIESGITIEGYGLGINITDVNLDGYPDLYITNDYLTNDLFYLNNGDGTFTNHAADFLKHQSYSAMGNDVADINHDGLVDLVALDMLPETNERRKQMVGSTTYQTYINNEKFGYEFQFVRNTLQLNQGANPTGMPAFSEISQLSGIHRTDWSWSPLFGDYDLDGETDLLITNGFPRDVTDLDFGFYRVSKQAILETKNSLQELIPVVKISNYAYRNLGELQFEDATQSWGLSRPSFSHGAAFADLDGDGDLDYVVNNMNDAAFVYENTARNSTEKPAAGHYLTISLEGTGANTDALGAKVYVYAGGKVFFHEHHATRGYMSSVSPEVHVGLGAAAEVDSLQVIWPDRRETLMEKVPVDQHLTLKQSDAQDATETKLAANNPWLTGSKEILPFLHDELDRVDFNIQRTIPHKLSEFGPALAVGDLNGDGWDDVVLGGSAGRAPQVYAQSKSGDFTEIAQQWPETFIATENQSLALLDLNGDGHLDLFAANGSYEFRPESAEHQDQLFLNDGNGVFREAAELLPTWLENSRVVSLGDLDQDGDLDVFVGGGVIPGAYPQAYPSRLLVNIDGKLVDQTEAWCPELKELGLVSDAVWSDYDGDGKSDLMIVGEWMPITVFHREGESLVPMTDALSLGDTQGWWNAIEAADLDGDGDMDYVLGNLGKNTTYCATLNEPMTLLAKDFDNNGSVDPIMFCFGPSADGVRKSYPVAPRLDMIKQINLMRGRYKTFAEYGQATIDDVFTPEELEGAMKLEAFQMASGWLENAGSAGFIFHEFPLEAQFAPITDAAVGDADGDGAPEILLVGNRHDTETFTGKYDAFNGIVLKNDQAGNWEAIPAAQSGWWVPGAASQVMPIRLGGKDAWIAVQREDHAWVFTRD; encoded by the coding sequence ATGAATTTGCGCTTTATCAGGATGCTCCGTGGCGTTTTGCCCATACTCGGTTTGGCCGCTTTGGCCGGCTGCGAATCGGCACCCCAAACGCTGTTTCAACTCAAATCTCCTACCGAAACAGGGATCGATTTCTCCAATGAGATCATCGAAAACGACACCCTCAATATTCTGGAATTCGAATATGTCTACAATGGGGGTGGGGTAGGCATTGCCGATTTCAACCAAGACGGGCAATTGGATGTGGTGTTTTCGGGCAACCAGGTCGCCAACCGCCTCTATCTCAATCAAGGAGGATTTTCATTCCAAGACATCACCGAACCTGCTGGAATTGCTGGCGCCGACCGCTGGTGTATGGGGGTGACGGTGGCTGATGTCAACGGCGATAATTGGCCCGATATCTACTTTAGCGCTTCTGTCAAACAGCCCGCCGAGGCCCGAGCCAACCTACTCTACATTCACCAAGGACTGGATGATGCGGGAATTCCGGTGTTCAAGGAAATGGCTGCGGAGTACGGAATCAATGATATGGGGCATTCCACGCACGCGGCATTTCTCGACTACGATCTCGATGGGGACTTGGATCTGTACGTCCTCACCAACGAGATGCAGAAAAACCGCAAGCCCAACTCCTTCCACAAAAAGAAAATTGACGGTTCCGAGATCAATTCCGACCGTTTTTACCGCAATAATGGAGATGGCACATTCACCAATGTATCCATCGAGTCAGGTATCACCATCGAAGGGTATGGCCTTGGAATCAATATCACCGACGTGAATCTGGATGGGTATCCGGATCTCTACATCACGAATGACTACCTCACCAACGACCTGTTTTACCTGAACAATGGCGATGGAACCTTCACCAACCACGCCGCCGATTTCCTCAAGCACCAGAGTTACTCTGCGATGGGGAATGATGTCGCGGATATCAACCACGATGGTTTGGTGGATCTGGTGGCGCTGGATATGTTGCCTGAAACCAATGAGCGGCGCAAGCAAATGGTCGGCTCTACCACCTACCAGACCTACATCAACAATGAGAAATTTGGATATGAATTCCAGTTTGTCCGCAACACGCTCCAGTTGAATCAAGGGGCAAACCCTACGGGCATGCCGGCATTTTCCGAGATTTCTCAACTGTCCGGGATTCATCGGACTGATTGGAGCTGGTCGCCTCTATTCGGAGATTATGACCTTGATGGTGAGACCGATTTGTTGATTACGAATGGGTTTCCGCGGGATGTGACCGATCTGGACTTTGGGTTCTATCGCGTCAGCAAGCAGGCCATCTTGGAAACCAAGAACTCCCTGCAAGAATTAATTCCCGTGGTGAAAATCTCCAACTATGCCTACCGAAATCTGGGAGAGCTGCAATTCGAAGATGCCACTCAATCATGGGGATTGAGCCGCCCATCGTTCTCGCATGGTGCTGCTTTTGCGGATTTGGATGGGGATGGAGACCTCGATTATGTGGTCAACAACATGAACGATGCGGCTTTTGTCTACGAAAATACCGCCCGCAATTCTACCGAAAAGCCCGCAGCGGGACATTATCTGACGATTTCACTAGAAGGAACGGGCGCCAATACGGACGCCTTGGGAGCCAAGGTCTATGTCTATGCTGGCGGGAAGGTCTTCTTCCATGAGCATCATGCGACTCGCGGCTATATGTCCAGCGTTTCTCCCGAGGTGCATGTCGGATTGGGCGCTGCCGCCGAGGTTGATTCCCTCCAGGTCATTTGGCCAGATCGCCGCGAAACTCTTATGGAAAAGGTTCCTGTAGATCAGCACTTGACGCTCAAGCAGTCTGATGCTCAGGATGCTACTGAAACGAAGCTGGCCGCCAATAATCCTTGGCTGACGGGAAGTAAGGAGATTCTTCCATTTCTTCATGACGAATTGGATCGGGTGGATTTCAATATTCAGCGGACGATTCCTCACAAACTCTCCGAATTTGGTCCTGCCTTGGCTGTGGGTGATCTAAATGGAGATGGATGGGATGATGTCGTGCTGGGCGGGTCTGCCGGCCGTGCCCCTCAGGTGTATGCGCAGTCCAAATCTGGCGATTTTACAGAGATTGCCCAGCAGTGGCCCGAAACCTTCATTGCTACGGAGAATCAATCTTTGGCATTGTTGGACCTCAATGGCGATGGGCATCTGGATCTGTTTGCTGCGAATGGTAGCTATGAATTCCGTCCAGAATCCGCCGAGCATCAGGATCAATTGTTCCTCAACGATGGGAACGGAGTCTTCCGAGAAGCTGCTGAGCTGCTGCCAACTTGGTTGGAAAATTCGCGGGTCGTCTCGTTGGGCGATCTCGATCAGGATGGAGATTTGGATGTGTTTGTTGGAGGTGGAGTAATTCCCGGTGCCTATCCACAGGCCTATCCGAGCCGACTGCTTGTCAATATCGATGGGAAACTGGTCGATCAGACTGAGGCCTGGTGTCCAGAATTGAAGGAGTTGGGCTTGGTGTCTGATGCGGTTTGGTCCGACTATGATGGAGATGGCAAATCCGATTTGATGATCGTCGGTGAATGGATGCCGATCACGGTTTTCCATCGTGAGGGGGAATCTTTGGTACCAATGACCGATGCGCTTTCCCTTGGTGATACCCAAGGATGGTGGAATGCAATTGAGGCAGCAGATCTAGATGGAGACGGTGATATGGATTATGTATTGGGCAATTTGGGTAAAAACACTACCTATTGTGCTACGCTGAACGAGCCGATGACCTTGCTTGCCAAGGACTTTGACAACAATGGTTCGGTAGATCCGATCATGTTCTGCTTTGGACCTTCAGCCGATGGCGTCCGGAAATCCTATCCGGTGGCGCCGAGATTGGATATGATCAAGCAAATCAATTTGATGCGCGGTCGCTACAAGACCTTCGCGGAGTATGGACAAGCGACCATTGATGATGTATTCACGCCAGAAGAACTGGAGGGGGCCATGAAACTGGAAGCCTTCCAAATGGCGTCTGGCTGGTTGGAAAATGCGGGAAGTGCAGGGTTCATTTTCCACGAATTCCCCCTTGAAGCGCAGTTTGCCCCGATTACAGATGCTGCTGTTGGGGATGCAGATGGCGATGGGGCTCCGGAAATCCTGTTGGTGGGAAATCGTCATGATACGGAAACCTTCACGGGGAAATACGACGCTTTCAATGGCATCGTCCTGAAAAATGACCAAGCCGGAAATTGGGAAGCTATTCCTGCCGCTCAGTCTGGTTGGTGGGTTCCGGGTGCGGCTTCGCAGGTCATGCCGATTCGCCTTGGAGGAAAGGACGCTTGGATTGCGGTTCAGCGCGAAGATCATGCTTGGGTCTTCACGCGGGATTGA
- the lpxD gene encoding UDP-3-O-(3-hydroxymyristoyl)glucosamine N-acyltransferase: MKFHTPQTLQSLAELLNCTFVGDPQHPVTGINEIHMVEQGDLTFVDIPKYFNKALHSAATTILINQAVEPPFGKGLLVVEEPFSAFNQLTEHFKPTYALDKAGEPEQGEGVRIGRNVVFGTEVIIGAETEIGHNVVIGNHVQLGSHCRIHANVTIEDHTVIGDHVTINAGTVIGGEAFYFKNRPIGREKMLAKGRVVIEDHVDIGANCTIDRGVTGDTRVGAWTKLDNLVQIGHDTQVGKKCLIASQVGIAGVVTVEDEVILWGQVGVSKDLVIGKGAELLGKTGVMSSLEGGKRYLGMIAVEASKKLREIAMLRKLPELYQGMSKKQPRSVNQNS; encoded by the coding sequence ATGAAATTTCACACTCCCCAGACCCTCCAATCACTTGCCGAGCTGTTGAATTGTACATTCGTAGGAGACCCGCAACACCCAGTCACCGGGATCAATGAGATTCACATGGTGGAACAGGGAGATCTGACGTTTGTCGATATTCCGAAATATTTCAACAAGGCCCTTCATTCAGCCGCAACGACCATCCTCATCAATCAGGCTGTTGAGCCCCCTTTTGGGAAGGGATTGCTGGTCGTGGAAGAGCCTTTCTCCGCCTTCAATCAACTCACCGAACACTTCAAACCTACCTATGCACTGGACAAGGCGGGGGAGCCTGAGCAGGGCGAAGGTGTTCGAATTGGGCGGAATGTGGTATTTGGAACCGAGGTGATAATTGGAGCTGAAACAGAGATTGGGCACAATGTCGTCATCGGAAATCATGTGCAATTGGGGAGTCATTGCCGGATACATGCCAATGTGACGATCGAAGACCACACCGTGATCGGTGACCATGTGACCATCAATGCAGGTACAGTCATCGGAGGAGAGGCATTTTATTTCAAGAATCGCCCAATCGGTCGCGAAAAGATGCTGGCCAAGGGACGGGTTGTGATTGAGGATCATGTGGATATTGGTGCGAATTGTACCATCGACCGAGGGGTGACAGGTGATACACGAGTAGGCGCTTGGACCAAGTTGGACAATCTGGTACAAATCGGGCATGATACCCAAGTAGGCAAGAAGTGCTTGATCGCCTCTCAGGTAGGGATTGCCGGGGTGGTAACGGTGGAGGATGAAGTGATCCTCTGGGGCCAAGTGGGAGTGAGCAAGGATCTGGTCATCGGAAAGGGGGCCGAACTATTGGGTAAAACAGGCGTGATGAGCTCTCTCGAAGGAGGTAAGCGATATTTGGGCATGATTGCTGTGGAAGCCAGCAAGAAGCTTCGGGAAATTGCCATGTTGCGCAAATTGCCAGAATTATACCAAGGGATGTCCAAGAAGCAGCCTCGCTCCGTGAATCAGAATTCCTAA